In Candidatus Methylomirabilis sp., the genomic window CGATGGTATAGCGGGATGAATGGTGGTGACGGTGAGCCGCGGTAACGGCAAATTCGCCTGCCGGGGTCTCATTTTTTTTCTCGCCTGTGGCGATCGGCGTCGAAAACGCCAGTCGACCATATTCATATGCCGCAAGGAACTGCTCTGCGAGATCGATCAGGATGAACTTGGCTTCACCGGCTGCTGCGGGGTACTCCTGAGGCATCGGTGTGAAGCCTGCCACATCCTCGAGGCGCTTGGGGACCTTCAGAGAGATACCGGAATACGCATGACGTCGGTCGATCCGGTTGAATCGGGCCACATCCACCCACCGGCTTCCAAAGAGGGTTTCCAGCGTCTCGCGGGCGCGCAGACGTTGGCACTCCCATTCTACCTTGGCATCACTGGGGTACTGAATAGTACAGCGGGAAGGGGGTGCGGAGGAGCTTGCGCTCCAGAGTTCACCGGGCGCGGAAAACAGGAAGAAGCAAATAAGAGCGGAAGCACGCCAACGACACCGGCCGCTCACCAGTGCCTGAATGTTCCGGAATCCAGGTGGACAAACCCTCTGCGGGGATAATAGCCCACGCCACCATATTTCAGATCGAGCGCAGCCTTCTTGATCAGATTCGGGCTAACCCCCGGGATGCGGAAATCTATGGCTTTACCAGCCAGATGGAGGCTATGCCTCGCCACTCCCCTCCTTTTTCTGACCAGCAGTCGATTGTACTCAGGCGACCTGAAACCCGATATGACGTGGATTTCATTGTCCCCACCCAACTGCTTATCCACCGCGTTCACAAACTCAATTACCCGGACGTCCATCTCGGTCGCCCGGTTCGTATAATGACAGCGAAGGAGATGGTTGAGGGCATTCAAAGCATCCGGGTCATATTGACCGGATGGATCCCTGTAGGTGATGTCCAGCCGCTCACTTGTGTGGGTGTTA contains:
- a CDS encoding DUF882 domain-containing protein; translated protein: MSGSTHHHWTRRSFLKASLASAFLLVGKPAWAQDLIVPPVPEGRLALYNTHTSERLDITYRDPSGQYDPDALNALNHLLRCHYTNRATEMDVRVIEFVNAVDKQLGGDNEIHVISGFRSPEYNRLLVRKRRGVARHSLHLAGKAIDFRIPGVSPNLIKKAALDLKYGGVGYYPRRGFVHLDSGTFRHW